Within the Ochrobactrum vermis genome, the region GTCAAGCCGGGCGACAGTTTCAGGCGCGGGGATTCAATTATCGAGATCGAAACCGATAAGACGGTTGCGGAATTCCCGGCGCTTGGCGACGGCACGCTCAATGAATGGATCGGCGCTATAGGGGATCATGTCGTGGTCGGCGCGCCTCTGGCGCGCATCGACATTGGCAGTGGTCCAGACTGGACGGATGATGGCGGCGAAAGCGCGTCTTCTCCTGAGGAGCCGGCTGCGTTGCATCCCGCACGCACAGCCGGTTCCAGCAATGCGCTCATTATAGCCGATCTGGATATGCCGCGTCTTGGTGAGACGATGGAAGAGGGGCGTATCGTACGCTGGCTGAAGGCTGCGGGCGATCAATTCGAGCGTGGCGAAGCTGTACTCGAAATTGAAACCGATAAAACGGTTGCAGAATTTCCAGCTCTTGTGAGCGGCAAGCTGATCGAGGTTCTGCGTCTTGAAGGCGACATGGTCACAGTTGGTGAGGCTATCGCCCGTATTGAGGTCGCGGCAGATGCAGTTGTGCAGAAGGGCGAAGTGGTAGACCCTGAAGCGGTTGCACCAGCAGATGTACCGGCGCGCGTTGCGCAAAAGCCCGGGGCTTCCGGCAATGCTGGGCGCACGCGTGCTACGCCGTTGGCTCGCCGGCTGGCCCGCCAGAAAGGCCTTGATATCAACAGTCTTTCAGGATCTGGCCGCAGAGGACGTGTCGAAAAAGAGGATGTGCTGGCAGCCGCAAGCGGAACGCAGGCCGACACTGACGTAAAATTCGTGGCGCTGGCAAAAGGCCGTGTGGCCTATACGGATATCGGTCCCAAAAATGCGCGGACCCTGCTGCTGCTTCATGGCTTTTCAGGCGATCGAACGACATGGAGCGGCATAGCCTCCGGCCTGCGTCGTGCGGGTTTCCGCGTTATCGTTCCCGATCTTCCAGCCCATGGCCTGACGACGATCGATGCTTCACACCCGGAAGAATTGAGCGAATTCCTGCCCGCTTTCCTTGATGCCCTTTCCATTCGTCAGGTGGATATCGTGGCCCATTCGCTGGGAGCGGTTGCGGCAACAGCCTTTGCCTCGGCTCACCCTGCCAGCGTTTCAAGCCTGACACTTGTTGCGCCTGCCGGCCTTGGTTCGGAGATTGACGCAGGCTTTGTATCGGGCATGGCGCAGGCAACGAGTGCCGGTGAGATTGCACATCTGCTGCGCCGCATTGCGGCCAAGCCGGTAGAGTTGACGGCTGCTCTGGCAGGAGAGATTGCCGCAACCATGGCAAAGGGGCGTCTTAAGGAACTTGCGAAGGCCATCATAGGGCCTTCAGGCCAGCGCGCAGATATTGTTGCTTTGCTCGACAGGCAGTCACGTTCAAAACCTGTCCGCGTTCTGTTCGGCCTTCAGGACCGTATCATACCGTGGCAGCATGTAACCGTATTGTCACCTTTTATTGGTGTTCACTTCTTCGCTCAGTCGGGGCATATGCCGCAATGGGATGAGACAAAGGATGTTCTCGCCCTGATTTTGGGTGTCATGGGAGAAGACAATGAGTGACGTGAGGGCTCGGCTCAAGGAAGCACAATCGCGGCTTGGTGCTTTCACCAAAGCAACACCAGATCTGATGACGGGCTTTGCCAAAGTCAGCAAAACTGCAACGACTGCGGGAGCGTTTTCGTCGGCACAGCGCGAACTGATCGCCGTTAGTATTGCGGTTGCCAAGGGATGCGAGGATTGCATTCTTTATCACGTCGATGCCGCCATCCGCCATGGCGCAACCGAGCCAGAGTTGGTCGAGGTGCTTGAGGTTGCGGTCGAAATGGGCGGCGGCCCGGCTGTAATGTATGCAGGTAAGGCGTTGGAAGTGTTCCGCGGACTGACGTGAAATGTTGTACGATGAGACTTTCCGAAAACAGGGAGTGTCTCCGGGATCCATTCGGGAGGATTTGAATGGCTTATTTTCTGACCGCAGATGGCGGCACGGAAAGCATCCGCACGCGGGTCTATGACCTTTCTGGCACGTGTCTGGCAAGTGCCGCCGTGCCCTACGAAACGAAATTTTCGAGCGGAGCGCGTGCGGAGCAGAACCCGGAAGACTGGTGGTCTTCTTTCGTTCAGGCTGCGCGCAAAGCGATTTCAGAGTCCGCAATTGACCCGACAGCAATTGAAGCTATTACGCTTGCAACGACGAGTTGTACCGTCGTTGCTCTCGATGGTGAGGGCACCCCCTTGCGTCCCTCGATTATTTGGATGGATGTTCGCGCAAGTGCTGAGGCCGAAGCAGTCCTTGCCACGGGCGACGACGCGCTGCTCGCCAATGGCGGCGGGCGCGGTCCTGTTTCGGCGGAATGGATGATCCCCAAGGCGCTTTGGCTCGCTCGCAATGAGCCAGAGATATTCAATAAAGCAGAAACTATCTGCGAGTATCAGGATTTCATGACATTGCGTTTGACGGGTGAAAAAGCCGCAAGCCTCAACAATGTGTCGTTGCGCTGGCATTATTCCACGGATCGCGGTGGGTTTCCCAAGACGCTTCTGGAAAAGCTCGGCCTTGAAGCCCTGCTGCAGAAATGGCCATCTCGTGTTGTCGCGCCGGGTGAGGTCATTAGCAATCTGTGCGCGGCGGCAGCGACTGAACTTGGTCTTTCGCAGAAAGTGAAAGTAGTTCAGGGGGGGGCCGATGCGCTGATCGGCATGATCGGTCTCGGCGTTGCCAAACCTGGACAGCTGGCACTGATCACCGGCTCGTCGCATCTGCAATTTGGCGTTTCCGACAAGCCTTTGCACGCGCCTGGGATCTGGGGCAGCTATCCGGATATGGTTTATCCAAAGCGCTACATTATCGAAGGGGGCCAAACCTCGACGGGTTCGATCATCGCCTGGCTTGGTCGGATGATGAACGGCACCATGGATATGGAAGAACTGAACCGCAAGGCGGCTGCACTGGAACCGGGTGCGGATGGCTTGCTTGTGCAGGACCATTTTCAGGGCAATCGCACGCCTTATACCGATCCGCTATCGCGAGGCGCAATCGTCGGGCTGACGCTTGCGCATGAGCCACATCACGTATTCCGCGCGATCATGGAAGGCATCAGTTTCGGCACCCGCGCCATTCTCGATGCTATGGCAGATGCTGGCTATCGCGGACGTGAAATCACGGTCGGGGGTGGTGCCAGTGCTTCGCCGCTTTGGCTCCAGATACATGCGGATACAGCCGGTTTGCCTGTCTGCGTG harbors:
- a CDS encoding acetoin dehydrogenase dihydrolipoyllysine-residue acetyltransferase subunit — protein: MTERILKMPRLGETMDEGKIVGFLVKPGDSFRRGDSIIEIETDKTVAEFPALGDGTLNEWIGAIGDHVVVGAPLARIDIGSGPDWTDDGGESASSPEEPAALHPARTAGSSNALIIADLDMPRLGETMEEGRIVRWLKAAGDQFERGEAVLEIETDKTVAEFPALVSGKLIEVLRLEGDMVTVGEAIARIEVAADAVVQKGEVVDPEAVAPADVPARVAQKPGASGNAGRTRATPLARRLARQKGLDINSLSGSGRRGRVEKEDVLAAASGTQADTDVKFVALAKGRVAYTDIGPKNARTLLLLHGFSGDRTTWSGIASGLRRAGFRVIVPDLPAHGLTTIDASHPEELSEFLPAFLDALSIRQVDIVAHSLGAVAATAFASAHPASVSSLTLVAPAGLGSEIDAGFVSGMAQATSAGEIAHLLRRIAAKPVELTAALAGEIAATMAKGRLKELAKAIIGPSGQRADIVALLDRQSRSKPVRVLFGLQDRIIPWQHVTVLSPFIGVHFFAQSGHMPQWDETKDVLALILGVMGEDNE
- a CDS encoding carboxymuconolactone decarboxylase family protein; amino-acid sequence: MSDVRARLKEAQSRLGAFTKATPDLMTGFAKVSKTATTAGAFSSAQRELIAVSIAVAKGCEDCILYHVDAAIRHGATEPELVEVLEVAVEMGGGPAVMYAGKALEVFRGLT
- a CDS encoding FGGY-family carbohydrate kinase, whose protein sequence is MAYFLTADGGTESIRTRVYDLSGTCLASAAVPYETKFSSGARAEQNPEDWWSSFVQAARKAISESAIDPTAIEAITLATTSCTVVALDGEGTPLRPSIIWMDVRASAEAEAVLATGDDALLANGGGRGPVSAEWMIPKALWLARNEPEIFNKAETICEYQDFMTLRLTGEKAASLNNVSLRWHYSTDRGGFPKTLLEKLGLEALLQKWPSRVVAPGEVISNLCAAAATELGLSQKVKVVQGGADALIGMIGLGVAKPGQLALITGSSHLQFGVSDKPLHAPGIWGSYPDMVYPKRYIIEGGQTSTGSIIAWLGRMMNGTMDMEELNRKAAALEPGADGLLVQDHFQGNRTPYTDPLSRGAIVGLTLAHEPHHVFRAIMEGISFGTRAILDAMADAGYRGREITVGGGASASPLWLQIHADTAGLPVCVPQSRDAPSVGAAVLAAHGAGHFASIDDGIAAMVKPGTCIEPRPRETEIYNEIYQQYRALFPALKSVRSA